From the Nonlabens marinus S1-08 genome, one window contains:
- a CDS encoding alpha/beta hydrolase: protein MKQLFQLNTALIAILLLSYSSIFAQITLKVTVRSSDMLAGDQIYVAGDFNNWNPNSDEYRLEENENGFYSLSFYPSLGEHDFKFTKGSWSNVEVDKDGQDLGNRKFTYSGKPKQIELHISNWKDARTTAVDPPKNVTIISEDFDIPQLERSRRIWVYLPPDYDASNKSYPVLYMQDGQNLFDAATSYSEEWEIDESLNKMFQGGDQGVIVVGIDNGGSTRLDEYSPWVNSNYGGGEGASYVNFLVETLKPYIDSNFRTKPDRTNTGIMGSSMGGLISFYAAIERQDIFSKAGVFSPSFWFSDRVYDHVRTTGKNNDMRIVLLGGAKEGAGLVQNIDDMIKTLHKAGFGEPEIKRVILPDGAHSEWFWRREFPESYMWLFNENNLSQD, encoded by the coding sequence ATGAAGCAGTTGTTTCAACTCAACACCGCACTTATCGCTATTCTCTTGTTGAGTTATTCAAGCATTTTTGCTCAGATCACCTTGAAAGTTACAGTTCGTAGTAGCGATATGCTTGCTGGAGATCAAATTTATGTTGCGGGAGATTTTAATAATTGGAATCCAAATAGTGATGAATATAGACTAGAAGAAAACGAAAATGGGTTCTATAGCCTATCCTTTTATCCATCATTAGGAGAACACGACTTTAAATTTACTAAAGGCAGCTGGAGCAATGTTGAAGTAGACAAAGACGGTCAGGATTTAGGTAATCGAAAATTTACATATTCTGGAAAACCTAAACAGATAGAGCTACACATATCCAATTGGAAAGATGCTCGAACTACTGCAGTGGATCCACCTAAAAATGTAACGATAATAAGCGAAGATTTTGACATTCCACAACTGGAGCGCAGCAGGAGGATTTGGGTGTACTTGCCGCCAGATTATGACGCTAGCAACAAATCATACCCAGTTTTATATATGCAGGACGGTCAAAATTTATTCGATGCTGCTACAAGTTATTCTGAAGAGTGGGAAATAGATGAGTCTTTAAATAAGATGTTTCAAGGTGGAGATCAAGGAGTGATAGTCGTGGGCATTGATAATGGCGGCAGTACTAGATTAGATGAATATTCCCCTTGGGTTAATTCTAATTATGGTGGCGGTGAGGGAGCATCTTATGTAAACTTTTTAGTAGAAACGCTAAAACCATATATTGACTCTAATTTCAGGACTAAACCAGACCGAACGAATACTGGGATTATGGGAAGCTCCATGGGTGGTTTGATCTCTTTTTATGCCGCCATAGAACGCCAAGATATTTTCAGCAAGGCAGGTGTTTTTTCTCCATCCTTCTGGTTTTCTGATCGGGTATATGATCACGTGCGCACGACAGGAAAAAATAATGACATGAGAATTGTACTTCTAGGAGGAGCTAAGGAAGGTGCTGGGTTAGTGCAAAATATTGACGATATGATCAAAACCTTACACAAAGCAGGTTTTGGTGAGCCCGAAATAAAGCGAGTAATCCTTCCAGATGGTGCACACAGCGAATGGTTCTGGCGTCGTGAATTTCCAGAAAGCTATATGTGGTTGTTCAATGAAAATAACCTTTCTCAAGATTGA
- a CDS encoding B12-binding domain-containing radical SAM protein: MKELYISRVDIVIGFLQKQDITTANKILETDFLPLGHRLINVSTQIKWEAGELGIIDKAKHYGTLFIEEIGDFIQANVDEFFAFTKYAEQIATAASSFDQLDELMRYQPTLIEDEMMNILEEKLQEHTPDLVCFTIPFPGNLFAALRCSQFIKQFFPGIPIAFGGGYCNTELRSLTDSRIFKFIDFISLDDGEGPLLKIVKYLEDVIDIDELERTFVLENGQVVYKNKIPNTIFHHRNLPAPDYSGLPFDKYVSFLDVVNPMHRMWTDARWNKLTISHGCYWKQCSFCDVSLDYIGNYQNTTAEALVDKIEKIIEDTGINGFHFVDEAAPPKMLRALSNQLIERNVNITWWTNIRFEKTFDFELCQLMQKSGCIAVTGGLEVASDRLLAKMKKGVDIAQVARVTHNFSENNIMVHAYLMYGFPMQTEQETIDSLEVVKQLFERNCIQSAFWHQFTTTVHSPIGKDPQEFGIEITGPVFEGFAQNDLYHIDAQGADHPKFTKGLNFALNNYLNGLGFKESLQNWFDFPVPKTSHPKDLIESVLSQVGAN; this comes from the coding sequence ATGAAAGAGCTTTATATATCAAGGGTTGATATCGTTATAGGCTTTCTTCAAAAGCAGGATATTACAACTGCAAATAAAATATTAGAAACTGATTTTTTACCCTTGGGCCACCGATTAATAAACGTGAGCACTCAAATTAAATGGGAAGCTGGGGAACTAGGAATTATTGATAAAGCAAAGCATTATGGAACCCTATTTATAGAAGAAATAGGTGATTTTATTCAGGCGAATGTCGATGAGTTTTTCGCATTCACTAAATATGCGGAGCAAATCGCTACTGCAGCAAGTAGCTTTGATCAATTGGATGAATTAATGAGGTATCAACCTACACTCATTGAGGATGAAATGATGAATATCCTAGAAGAGAAACTTCAAGAGCACACTCCAGATTTAGTTTGCTTTACGATTCCTTTTCCTGGAAATCTGTTTGCCGCCTTACGTTGTTCTCAGTTTATAAAACAGTTTTTTCCAGGTATTCCAATTGCATTTGGTGGTGGGTATTGTAATACAGAATTACGTTCGCTTACGGACTCCAGAATTTTCAAATTCATTGACTTTATTTCATTGGACGATGGAGAAGGGCCATTACTAAAAATAGTCAAGTATTTAGAAGATGTGATTGATATTGATGAACTTGAAAGAACCTTTGTTCTAGAAAACGGTCAAGTGGTTTACAAGAATAAAATTCCAAATACCATTTTTCATCATAGAAACCTGCCCGCTCCAGATTATTCCGGATTACCATTTGATAAATATGTTTCATTCTTAGATGTGGTCAACCCAATGCATCGCATGTGGACGGATGCTAGATGGAATAAATTGACTATTTCTCACGGTTGTTATTGGAAACAATGCTCATTTTGTGATGTGAGTTTAGATTATATAGGTAATTATCAAAACACAACAGCTGAAGCTTTAGTAGATAAAATTGAGAAAATAATTGAGGATACAGGCATAAATGGTTTTCACTTTGTTGATGAAGCTGCTCCGCCTAAAATGTTGAGAGCCTTATCAAATCAACTGATAGAAAGAAATGTAAACATCACCTGGTGGACAAACATTCGATTTGAAAAAACATTTGATTTTGAATTATGTCAATTAATGCAAAAATCAGGTTGTATAGCCGTTACCGGCGGACTGGAAGTAGCTTCAGATAGATTGTTGGCTAAGATGAAAAAAGGAGTTGATATAGCACAAGTGGCAAGAGTCACTCATAACTTTTCTGAAAATAATATCATGGTTCATGCCTACCTGATGTACGGGTTTCCAATGCAAACCGAGCAGGAAACTATAGATTCCTTAGAAGTTGTGAAGCAATTATTTGAGAGGAACTGTATTCAGTCTGCATTTTGGCATCAATTCACAACAACGGTTCACAGTCCAATAGGCAAGGACCCTCAGGAATTTGGTATAGAAATAACAGGACCTGTTTTTGAAGGCTTTGCTCAAAACGATTTATACCATATCGATGCCCAAGGAGCTGATCACCCTAAATTCACTAAGGGTTTAAACTTTGCATTAAATAATTATTTAAATGGACTGGGATTTAAAGAGAGCTTACAAAATTGGTTTGACTTTCCTGTTCCTAAAACCAGTCACCCAAAAGATCTTATCGAAAGTGTTTTATCCCAAGTTGGAGCTAACTAA
- a CDS encoding P-loop ATPase, Sll1717 family, producing MKNLTSIKSIGGIDADNDELLMKCFQNHDSYNEIRDFEKFIVLGRKGTGKTAIFKKFLNNKDYSFFSFGHTFSDYPWHYHDKQAKIGVPDFDKFTHSWKYLILMSLSKILLNQDQSLPYNDESLDYLSKIESFIVDTYGTRDPDVTQIFTPSKKLKFKSNFTVDLALIKATMTPEGLPMEYLPTVIQEVNLNLIEYIIGSLNPDNSYHILFDQLDLGFDPKNPDYNNRVIGLLLAAKEINRIAKENNKKLSIIIFLRDDIYNSLKFEDKNKLTQSSTTVIEWDRPGSHSLKELIERRLTENLKETPNEEIKWEQVFDENQLMTGKQSKYSYITDRTFLRPRDAIQFCNEIIKSHNLNDEREGMITNKEINSAKNDYSKYFLDELDDEIHKHVPKYENILEIIKSIGYHQFDMDDFDNSIQKKKSLFSEEIDTYDSLKSLFEFSIIGYYKAGGSGYGGSEYIFKYKNTRAQFEESAKTYRVHPGLIDFLGLKRSTKPKEIN from the coding sequence ATGAAGAACTTAACAAGCATAAAATCAATCGGAGGAATTGATGCCGATAACGATGAACTTCTAATGAAGTGCTTCCAAAATCATGATTCGTATAATGAAATTAGAGATTTTGAAAAATTCATTGTTCTAGGAAGAAAAGGAACAGGTAAAACTGCAATTTTTAAAAAGTTTTTAAATAATAAGGATTATTCCTTTTTTAGTTTCGGCCATACCTTCTCAGATTATCCATGGCATTATCATGATAAACAAGCAAAGATTGGAGTACCAGATTTTGATAAATTTACTCACAGTTGGAAATATTTAATATTGATGAGTCTGTCAAAGATTTTATTAAATCAAGATCAAAGCTTGCCATATAATGATGAATCTCTCGACTATTTGTCTAAAATAGAAAGTTTTATAGTGGACACATATGGAACAAGAGATCCAGATGTTACACAAATTTTTACTCCTTCAAAAAAACTAAAATTTAAATCCAATTTCACGGTTGATTTAGCGCTAATAAAAGCTACAATGACCCCAGAAGGATTACCTATGGAGTATCTGCCTACGGTTATACAAGAGGTGAATTTAAATTTGATAGAATATATAATTGGTAGCTTAAATCCTGATAATTCTTACCATATATTGTTTGATCAATTAGATCTTGGATTTGATCCTAAAAATCCCGACTATAATAATAGAGTAATCGGACTATTACTGGCAGCGAAAGAAATAAATAGAATAGCTAAAGAAAATAATAAGAAGCTTTCTATTATAATCTTTCTTAGAGACGATATATACAATTCATTAAAATTTGAAGATAAAAATAAACTAACCCAATCTTCAACTACGGTAATTGAATGGGACAGACCAGGAAGTCATTCATTAAAAGAATTAATAGAAAGAAGACTTACCGAAAATCTGAAGGAAACACCTAACGAAGAAATTAAATGGGAACAAGTTTTCGATGAAAATCAACTAATGACTGGTAAGCAATCTAAATATAGTTATATAACTGATCGAACTTTTTTAAGACCAAGAGATGCAATTCAATTTTGCAATGAAATAATTAAATCTCATAACTTGAATGATGAAAGAGAAGGCATGATAACTAATAAAGAAATAAACTCTGCAAAAAACGATTATAGCAAGTATTTTTTAGATGAACTTGATGACGAGATTCATAAACATGTTCCAAAATATGAAAATATTCTAGAAATAATAAAAAGTATAGGTTACCACCAATTCGACATGGATGATTTTGATAATTCTATACAAAAGAAAAAATCTCTTTTTAGCGAAGAAATAGATACTTATGATTCATTGAAAAGCTTATTTGAATTCTCAATTATTGGATATTATAAAGCAGGTGGTAGTGGTTATGGTGGATCTGAATATATTTTTAAATATAAAAATACACGCGCGCAGTTTGAAGAAAGCGCAAAAACTTATAGGGTTCATCCAGGTTTAATAGATTTTCTTGGACTCAAAAGATCTACTAAGCCAAAGGAAATTAACTAA
- a CDS encoding leucine-rich repeat domain-containing protein → MSDITIDRFEKKPKFISDLADFDNSKTELHIRADVKNRKLLNELNIEKLWLIGAKEKDIEQIFSLNQPKYVSLYQFLAKDLSCLENLNKCETLITEWNAKATELWNIESNPNLKKLAIRDYYKISDLSALEKATQIKSLSLDGGIDKKLKVDSLKVLSKLPQLEYLRLTNIKVAEESLEPITNLRNLKILELSNQFPTKEYANLAVKLTKTECSMFRPYHEVEIKDENGNLVYDRMIIGKRKPFLLSTKDQTRIEKYEKEFEKLKNNFAQ, encoded by the coding sequence ATGAGCGATATTACAATAGACAGATTTGAAAAAAAGCCAAAATTTATTTCTGATTTGGCAGATTTTGACAATTCTAAAACTGAATTGCATATTCGTGCGGACGTAAAAAACAGAAAGCTCTTGAACGAACTGAATATTGAAAAACTTTGGTTAATTGGAGCTAAAGAAAAAGACATCGAACAAATTTTTTCGCTTAATCAACCGAAATATGTGAGTCTTTATCAATTTCTTGCAAAAGACTTAAGTTGTTTAGAGAATTTAAATAAGTGTGAAACTCTAATAACGGAATGGAATGCAAAAGCGACTGAGCTTTGGAATATAGAATCTAATCCGAATTTGAAAAAATTAGCGATTAGAGATTATTACAAGATTTCAGACTTGTCAGCATTGGAGAAAGCGACTCAAATCAAAAGTTTATCATTAGATGGCGGAATAGATAAAAAGTTAAAAGTTGACAGCTTAAAAGTACTTTCTAAACTTCCTCAATTGGAATATTTGAGACTGACTAACATAAAAGTCGCAGAAGAATCTCTTGAACCAATTACAAATTTGAGAAATTTAAAAATACTCGAACTTTCGAATCAGTTTCCGACAAAAGAATATGCAAATCTTGCAGTCAAATTGACCAAAACGGAATGTTCAATGTTTCGACCTTATCACGAAGTCGAAATAAAAGATGAAAATGGAAATTTGGTTTATGATAGAATGATTATCGGAAAAAGAAAACCATTTCTTTTATCGACAAAAGACCAAACTCGAATTGAGAAATACGAAAAGGAATTTGAAAAACTAAAGAATAACTTCGCACAATAA
- a CDS encoding DMP19 family protein has translation MTRDEAQDSWEKIVDLGFSYYNKLNREQRVWFNVEPLTTDGLWDHYINYGADKNADTIEDLEYLNFSSVANQLRKFNKTYFPNGVPEGPDARQEEFDKFDEDQLEEDIEKMDDRFWKVSDDLENALVEHINNTGIGK, from the coding sequence ATGACAAGAGATGAAGCCCAAGATTCTTGGGAAAAAATTGTTGATTTAGGATTCTCGTATTACAATAAATTGAATCGAGAACAGCGAGTATGGTTTAATGTTGAACCTTTAACAACTGACGGATTATGGGATCATTATATAAATTACGGAGCGGACAAAAATGCCGATACCATTGAGGATTTGGAATATCTAAATTTTAGTTCGGTTGCAAACCAGTTACGAAAATTTAATAAAACCTATTTCCCTAATGGAGTTCCTGAAGGACCAGATGCCCGACAAGAAGAATTTGATAAATTTGATGAAGACCAACTGGAAGAAGATATTGAAAAAATGGATGATAGGTTCTGGAAAGTATCTGATGATTTGGAAAATGCTTTAGTCGAACATATCAACAATACAGGTATTGGAAAATAA
- a CDS encoding pentapeptide repeat-containing protein: MKDNTKIIIFTALAFTGVITLLILNSLDSHFSYHDILVEFHGLVFDLFVFGILITLYDAYKDRKDSRQRERTKIENDVERYKEELDDLRGWRSDEAKFRIQGIAKRLLKLNESKLDLSNCHLKTTSITDNLTNFHNWNFSGADLSLNIFIDKDFQDVNFTGAQFNNSSFGLCNLKGCKFDKAEIETLNFNKCDLSSTTFDYCLIKSPGWFEFLKTKENIGILEVIENHTIVKLSKVKDDMYMIFHKDNLEQKLEVNGKLFEIGAK, from the coding sequence TTGAAAGATAATACCAAAATTATAATATTTACTGCTCTTGCTTTTACTGGCGTTATTACGCTCCTAATATTGAATTCATTGGATTCACATTTTAGCTATCACGACATTCTTGTAGAATTCCACGGTTTAGTTTTTGACTTGTTTGTCTTTGGTATTTTAATAACTTTATACGATGCTTATAAAGACCGGAAGGATAGCAGACAAAGGGAAAGAACTAAGATTGAAAATGACGTTGAAAGATATAAGGAAGAATTGGATGATTTAAGAGGGTGGCGTAGCGACGAGGCTAAATTCAGAATACAAGGAATTGCTAAAAGACTTCTAAAGCTAAATGAATCTAAATTGGACTTATCAAATTGCCATTTGAAAACAACCTCAATAACCGATAATCTCACAAACTTTCATAATTGGAATTTTTCTGGAGCTGATTTGAGCTTGAACATTTTTATTGACAAGGATTTTCAAGATGTAAATTTTACAGGAGCCCAGTTTAATAATAGTAGTTTCGGCTTATGCAATTTGAAAGGTTGCAAATTTGACAAAGCCGAAATCGAAACATTGAATTTTAATAAGTGTGACTTAAGTTCTACAACGTTTGACTATTGCTTAATTAAATCACCTGGATGGTTTGAATTTTTGAAAACCAAGGAAAATATTGGGATATTAGAAGTAATTGAGAATCATACAATAGTCAAATTATCAAAAGTAAAAGATGATATGTATATGATATTTCATAAGGATAACCTTGAACAGAAATTGGAAGTAAACGGCAAATTATTTGAAATTGGTGCGAAATAA
- a CDS encoding sodium:solute symporter family protein: MALEFIDFAIIIAFFVISLVVGIIVSRKSSQSADSFFLSGRNMPWWLLGVSMVATTFAADTPNLVAGIVRTTGVAGNWEWWAFLLTGMLTVFFYARLWRRSGITTDLEFYELRYDGKSAAFLRGFRAVYLGVVFNVIIMGTVCLAAIKIGHVMFGFTAGRTLIIASIVTVAYSLLGGLKGVLITDFIQFIIAMVGSIWATWYILDLPEIGGMQNLISHPNVISKINLMPDFSNTDLLMAIFIIPIAVQWWSTWYPGAEPGGGGYVAQRMLAAKDEKNATWAVLFFNLAHYALRPWPWIIIGLASLIIYPNLDSLAAAFPGLGSQFIRNDLSYPAMLTFLPAGLLGLVVTSLVAAFMSTISTHLNWGSSYVVNDFYARFIKPTATETNKIVVGRVSIVIMMVLAGLLALVLEEAKDAFDLVIQIGAGSGLLFILRWFWYRINPWSEITAMGVSFIMALAFFVNARLDGALFTDLAGYEKICLNVLVTSIAWLLVTFMTQPTSADTLAKFNQAIFGKESKFHNFQFKTIAFLLGVAGVYSLLFSIGKLLYGQTIIGLALLGFFLACAGGILGLRKKLF, translated from the coding sequence ATGGCTTTAGAATTTATTGATTTTGCGATTATTATCGCCTTTTTTGTGATTTCCCTAGTAGTAGGAATTATCGTCTCCCGTAAAAGCTCTCAAAGTGCCGATTCCTTTTTCCTTTCTGGTCGCAACATGCCCTGGTGGTTGTTAGGGGTATCTATGGTCGCTACCACCTTTGCTGCAGACACGCCTAACCTTGTGGCTGGTATTGTAAGGACTACTGGAGTGGCTGGAAACTGGGAATGGTGGGCGTTTCTATTGACAGGCATGCTGACCGTTTTTTTTTATGCGCGCTTGTGGCGCCGTAGCGGGATCACTACAGACCTAGAGTTTTATGAATTGAGGTATGACGGTAAAAGCGCCGCCTTTTTAAGAGGTTTTAGAGCAGTTTACCTGGGCGTGGTATTCAATGTCATTATCATGGGAACCGTTTGTCTTGCGGCCATTAAAATTGGTCATGTGATGTTTGGCTTTACCGCAGGTAGGACTCTAATTATTGCCAGTATAGTTACAGTGGCCTATTCACTTCTTGGTGGATTGAAAGGCGTATTGATTACTGACTTTATACAGTTCATCATTGCGATGGTAGGTTCCATCTGGGCGACTTGGTACATTCTGGATCTACCAGAAATAGGCGGCATGCAAAACCTGATCTCCCACCCTAACGTGATTTCTAAAATCAACTTGATGCCCGACTTTTCTAATACAGACCTACTCATGGCGATTTTTATTATTCCAATTGCTGTACAATGGTGGAGTACCTGGTATCCGGGAGCAGAGCCAGGCGGCGGCGGATACGTAGCACAACGCATGCTGGCGGCCAAAGATGAAAAAAATGCCACATGGGCGGTACTTTTTTTTAATCTGGCGCACTATGCGTTGCGACCTTGGCCATGGATCATTATTGGACTGGCGTCCTTGATTATTTACCCTAATTTAGATTCCTTAGCCGCCGCATTCCCTGGGCTGGGCAGCCAGTTCATACGTAATGACTTGAGTTATCCCGCCATGTTGACCTTTTTACCCGCAGGACTTTTAGGTCTGGTGGTCACGTCATTAGTAGCGGCATTTATGAGTACGATCTCCACCCATTTGAACTGGGGTTCCAGTTATGTGGTCAACGACTTTTACGCCCGCTTTATAAAACCTACAGCTACCGAAACTAACAAAATTGTGGTGGGTCGTGTTTCCATCGTGATCATGATGGTTCTTGCCGGCTTGCTTGCACTGGTCCTGGAAGAAGCAAAAGACGCTTTTGACCTAGTCATTCAAATAGGTGCTGGTTCTGGATTGTTGTTTATCCTGCGCTGGTTCTGGTACCGCATCAACCCGTGGTCAGAGATTACGGCTATGGGAGTTTCCTTTATAATGGCACTTGCCTTTTTTGTAAATGCCAGACTGGACGGCGCCTTATTTACAGATCTTGCCGGCTATGAGAAAATTTGTTTGAACGTACTGGTGACCAGCATTGCCTGGCTTTTAGTGACCTTTATGACCCAACCTACTAGTGCTGATACCCTAGCAAAATTCAACCAAGCCATCTTTGGCAAGGAATCTAAATTTCATAATTTCCAATTTAAAACCATTGCCTTTCTATTAGGTGTAGCAGGCGTTTACAGCTTGCTGTTTTCCATTGGAAAGCTCCTGTACGGTCAAACGATTATAGGTCTCGCCTTATTAGGATTTTTTCTAGCATGCGCCGGTGGTATTTTAGGATTGCGCAAGAAGTTATTTTAA
- the pfkA gene encoding 6-phosphofructokinase, giving the protein MNKMQKIGVMTSGGDSPGMNAAIRSVVRTCAYHELECIGIYRGFQGLIEGDFKSMDARSVNNIVNKGGTILKSARSKEFMTRKGRDTAFAKAKEQGLDALVVIGGDGSFTGAMIFSDENDFPVMGIPGTIDNDIYGTSSTLGYDTALNTVVDAIDKIRDTASSHNRLFFVEVMGRDVGNIALNAGVGAGAEEILIPEENLGKDRLLESLKRSRASGKSSSIVVVAEGDKTGDNVFELKDYVEANLPEYEVRVSVLGHMQRGGSPSCWDRVLASRMGVKAVESLMEGKSNYMVGIQDTKIVLCPLDQAVKGKTDIDKELIRVSDIMTT; this is encoded by the coding sequence ATGAATAAAATGCAAAAAATAGGTGTGATGACCTCTGGTGGTGACTCTCCAGGGATGAATGCCGCGATACGTTCTGTAGTTCGTACTTGTGCCTATCATGAATTGGAATGCATCGGTATCTACCGTGGTTTTCAAGGATTGATAGAGGGTGATTTTAAGTCTATGGATGCCCGTAGCGTCAATAATATTGTCAATAAAGGCGGTACTATTTTGAAGAGCGCTCGATCTAAGGAGTTTATGACGAGAAAGGGACGTGATACCGCTTTCGCGAAAGCAAAAGAACAAGGACTTGATGCATTAGTCGTTATAGGTGGTGATGGAAGTTTCACTGGAGCCATGATTTTCTCTGACGAAAATGATTTTCCAGTCATGGGAATCCCAGGAACTATTGATAATGACATTTACGGTACCAGCTCGACTTTAGGATACGATACCGCATTGAATACGGTAGTGGATGCAATTGATAAAATACGCGATACCGCTAGTTCCCATAACCGACTCTTTTTTGTCGAAGTAATGGGGCGTGATGTAGGTAACATTGCACTGAACGCAGGCGTTGGAGCAGGAGCAGAAGAAATTTTGATTCCTGAAGAAAATTTAGGTAAAGACCGTTTGTTAGAGAGTTTGAAACGCAGTCGTGCTTCCGGTAAGTCTTCTAGTATCGTTGTGGTAGCAGAAGGTGATAAAACTGGTGATAATGTTTTTGAATTGAAGGATTATGTAGAAGCAAATTTACCAGAATACGAAGTTCGAGTATCAGTTTTAGGTCACATGCAACGCGGTGGCTCACCATCCTGTTGGGATCGAGTCCTAGCGAGCCGTATGGGAGTTAAAGCAGTAGAAAGCTTGATGGAAGGCAAATCTAACTATATGGTGGGTATACAGGATACTAAAATTGTACTCTGCCCGCTGGATCAAGCTGTCAAAGGAAAAACAGATATTGATAAGGAATTGATACGTGTGAGTGATATCATGACGACTTAA